The Dasypus novemcinctus isolate mDasNov1 chromosome 11, mDasNov1.1.hap2, whole genome shotgun sequence DNA window atttataaatTCCCTGTTACTGGTCTAACACAGGTATTCATAACTTTAAATATCATTTCTAATACTCTTCTTCAGTATGTCTAATTTCCACAAATTCTGAAGTAGCCCTTTAGTTAGCAGCCATAACACACACATTGCTCTGGGCAGCACCCgctaacaataaaaacaaagggacgaggaaacatttttattaagacaCATGAAAACTTAAATAAGAATTACACAAATGGGCTTTATACTTGGCTATATAATTTAGTCCCACTCTCTCCTAcaacctttttttcctttagtaaatTGAGTTTTCTAATTAAAAGCCTTACTTACCTCTTAACTTTACAAGCCACTACTTACTATTAAACTATTGCCCTCTTTTTAATCcatctactttcttttttattctattctCTTACCAACTACTTTTTCTCCTGGGATTCCATCTTCTTTGGCTCAAAATGCTCCTTCAGCTAATGAATCTTTCTTCAGCACATTTAAAACTACATGCTACGTAAGTATAGGGCTAGACCTGTATACTTCAGAGCTGCAGCaggatattatttttaattttctcctatttcttaaCACCCATTTCCATCTATTGTATTTAGCCTCTAcccccaagggcaagggcaaagttttcaaataaaaaatggttttcTGGAATACCTAAAGTCTCTAAATTACAACAGCCATTAACGTGACAGTGCTTATCAACAAGCTTTCCTTGAAATCTGTCATCTACCTGGATGCTGCTTTAATCTTATTTCGTTAAATGAATTCATTTGGTACATACTTGTTTAGTGCCTCAATATGGAAGTTACTGTATTAAGTGCTGGGTGGTTTAGGACAGGAGAAATATTTAAGAATCTTTCCATGTATTTTATTATGTTCTTCAGAGAGTAAATTACTTCACAGACAAAGGGAAAGCATTTTTAAACCACCATCTCATTTTATCCTTGCAGCAATATgcattattatcaccattttacaaacTCAAGAGTAATTAGTTTGCCACAGATCAGGAAGtgagctggaatttgaactcaACTTAGCTGGCCCCAACCACTCCAAGATATAACATATCCTTGATTTGCCCTGGCCCAGCTTCCCTCTGCAGCTTTGGTCTTCCAAGTAAGCTTTTGCAGTTCAGTTCAAGGATCCTTTATCATTTAATCTGTTCTACGTCTCTTTCTTCTTTGACATCTATACTTAGATGATtcagaaacacagatttccatggcTCTCTTTTTTTGCCTAACACAGCAATATTCCCTTTCTGCATGTATACAACACTTTTAGCACAGTGGGACAGAACCAGTCATCTTTATTgccaaacaagaaaataaaagtttcctTCTTGAATTCTTAGTGATCCCGTATTTGAGTAATCGTCTGAATGGTTTAAGGGTTAGGAACATGTGCTCTGAAGTCTGACTGGGCTCAGATATCAATTCCCAGTTTTGCTCGTGTGTGATCTTGGTCAACTCactaagccttttttttttttttccaggaggtcctagggattgaacccaggacctcgtatatgggaaacaggcactcaaaacactgagctatacccgttgcccattactttttttttttaaacaaatcaattttattgataaatactaataaggcatacaattcatccaaatgtACAACCAATGGTATCTGGTTTAAtcacacatagttgtgcattcatcacttcaatcattattagagcatttttattatttcaataatatacCCTTTACTTTTTATATGGTAACAGCACTAGCATATGGTCTGTAGGATGATCAAGGAAGAAAATACATGTTAAGAATTTAGCAGATCACCCGGTACATAAAAAGTGCTAAACAAAATTACCTATAATTATCATTATTGTccctaaaataaactttaaaattcattttcatattaatttcaGGCTCACATTTGTGTATATAATGTAAATACTATAATCTACTGATTGTAAGAGTGATAGCTGGAAAGGTGCTTATTAAATGTTCTTTACTTAAGgagctctgaaaattctaaaactaattgaACTGGTTTCTATTAATCCAATTTTAGAAGCTTTCTCTTTGTattagttccctgaaggatattaatcAAACCTCTCATAAACGAGGTCTCAAGTTCAATTCCCACCCCAAGTACACTGTTAAGGTAACTTCTAAAACAGCCAAGGAGGCAACCCTGCCTTCAtccttatttcattaaaatactcTCTCCTTGATCCTCACCTGCTTGGaatcctctcattttttttttttttttagaccaTTTCAAACTCTGCCACTAGCCTGAAGTCTTCTCTCTCACTCCCTTGCCATTATATACCTCCCCTGTAGCCCTTCTCTAATCTTTGGCTCAAATCTTAATTCCACTACAAGAATCTAGAGCTGCAGAAGTACGTCTTTTCATCTCTATAAATCCTGcggcctgttttttgttttttaaagcaaaaatttaaCAAACATTTGCTTAATTAAGCAATTTTGGGGGATGAGTGATGAATGGAAAGACACAAGTTTAACACATTTCAAATAAAACAGTATATTAGAAAGCATGAGCAAGAGTTAAATTGAACCATATCAATTATTACTATTTCAGTATGGCTCTGCTCTGGTCAACTCTGCCCAGCACTCATGTCAcgcatttttgtttttcttcacagCTGGGTCCGACATTCTCTTGCGTACGGTTCTAGCTACAATATTGACATTCATCACGTGCTTAATAATTGCTGACCGGCTCCGCACCTTGTAGGAAGTGGAAgtctaaaaaaaagtttaaaaaaaagaccgTACCGGTTACTTTCTGCTGGCTTTCATGCGCTCGCTTTGGGAGCGGGGCCAGGGAATAATCCAACCACGCCCTGTAAATTCAAGACGTTGCTTTGGTTAAAAGTCGAGATGCCGAATTAATGACGGATTTCTTAAAACTGCGTTTTTCAGCTCTATGTTCCCAGAGCGTATGCCCGTGCCTAGCACACTGGGTTTACGAATCCTGTTTTGCACTGAACTACGAATTCCGGACACTATCTAGAGGCGGGAACAATCCGTTTAGAACCGACTACTTGGACACCAGAACCAAGGAACTGGCTGGCTGGTTTCCTTTACCAACAACTTCCGAACAAACCCGGAGCCGAGGAAAGCGTCTTCTGCGTGAGAGCAGAGGAAACGTTGATTGCTTGCTTTCTTGAAAAGAGAGATGACGCTCGCCACATAACGACACTCAGGGTCATCTGGAGTGACTAAGTGGGATTTACAAAGCGAAGGAAGAGTGCGTACCGCTCTGCAAGCCCCAGCCTAGCGGGGTCAGCTACACAGTAAAACAGCCCCGCCAACCCGGAACCTGGTACAGGGTCCTTACCACCCCACACGCACACGCGCGCTCGGCCCTTCTCGCTCACCGTAGAACGTGCTCTACGGGCTTccacaggccccgcccccggcagggaCCCATGATGCTTGGGGCTGCCCTTGCGATGCCTGTTACGGCCCCAATGACGGGCCGAGCAAAGACAGACGACTCCAGAACCTCTTCGATTCGGAAACGGGCGTTCCGAGGTCCGGCACCGCGAGAGCCACCTTTTTCGTGGGCAGGAGTGCACATGCGTCCGGGGGTCCTGAAGAGCCTTAAATATCGTTCTGCGACCGTGAGCACTCTTTTTCCCTGCCGCCGCGGAGGAGGCGGAGGCTCGGGGTAGGTGAGAAGGCGCGCGACATGCGGCTGTCTGATACTGATTTGGTCATCTCGGGCTGTGTTCGGAGATTGGTCTTTGAGTCTCAGCGGGATCGTTTAGTTGATTAACGTTTTGCTTTTCTTGTAGGGGTTTCAAAATTCGGCTCCACCCGTAACCCACCGCCATGGCCGAGGAAGGGTGAGCCATGGGGACGGGTGTGGGGGGGGCTGTGCTGTCCGGTGAGGCAGTCTAAGGGCGTTCGATCAAACCAAGCCACTGCTCTGCAGTCTGAGACGTTAGAGGACGGGGTCTCTCCTGGGTTGGTAAAAATTGACGTTCTCTTGCTTTTCAGCATTGTTGCTGGAGGTGTAATGGACGTCAACACTGCATTACAAGAGGTGCTAAAAACTGCCCTCATCCACGATGGCCTAGCACGTGGGATCCGCGAAGCTGCCAAAGCCTTAGACAAGTACGTGTATCAGTCTCAATTCTCTCGGTTGTTGCAATCGGAACAAAATTTCAGCCAAAGGAGGAAAGCCTGTAGTGTTAATGGTGTTAGCAAAAGTGTTCTGAATAGCATCCGTTCTACGGGAAATCTAGGAAGAGGCATCAGAACTCAGATATACAGAGCCCATTTGAAATGGGAGGGACCACTTAATAAAACTACGGCGTTTGTATGATGACTTATGTGTCGGATACCCCTTCACTCTTTTAATGAGTGAAACATTGAAGTCTGACAAACCTGTAGATTGGTGGGGGttagtaatttttattaaagaacaGATGGAACCTTTTTCTATCAGTTTGTAAATTGAGTCTTTGATAATGGAATTTGAAGCtattatagataaggaaaccaaTTAGAACATGGTAtgctttgtaaaaatattttcatctacTGAAATACTCTGGGCTGGTTACATTGGCAAAACAGCATGCTCTGAGTTATTATGTGAACTGAATTTTAAAGGTTTTCAAACGAGCTGAATTTAAATCAATTCAATCCACTTTGGTAGACTGGCCAGTTGAATCCAGTGGAAACAGCACTCGCCTTATTGGATGTACTTCAGCAGGTCCTGGTGTGAATCCTTTGCACCATTTGTACCTTGGCAATGCTGTGCAATAATACGATGTCTGGGCCAGTAAAAGGTAAATTCTTTTTTATCTAGTAGTTATTTGCAGTAGTCTGGTAGCTTGAACAAGGTTTAATAAAGATTAGGGTTTCTATGGGTGAATTAAAAGAATATGCTGTGTAACAAGCAGATAGAAATGGTTTTGTACATTAAGTTTTCTATGGGTATGCTTGCATGTGTTTTGCCAGTGTGGTCAGTGCAGATGACTAACAATTCAAAAGTAGTTGGTAGAGACATCAATTTTGGCATCTTAAGTAAAGCTTTGCATTTCAGGCGCCAAGCCCATCTTTGTGTGCTTGCCTCCAACTGTGATGAACCCATGTATGTCAAGCTGGTGGAGGCCCTTTGTGCTGAGCACCAAATCAACCTAATTAAGGTAATTTACCTATCTAGGTTCAAGAGAGTATTTGCTTAATGAAAGTTGGGCTAGATAAGGGACTGGTGTCAGGATTGTTAAAGAGATTTTTGCATCAAAAAAGCAAATTTTTCTGAGACGCATGCCTTTTGCTCTCTGCAGgtgtaaaaaaaatcacatacctgTAACATTGTTGGCTATGCTAAAGCTGGTTGTAAAAACATTTTATACCTGCAGAACTAGATGGTAATTTTGATGGTACAAAATAGGTAGAGTGTGTATAGGTGATCTTGTTGCTGTACGTGATGACAACTGGCTCCCTCTACTGAACCTGGTGAGGAAAACTGCCACGTCACCATTTCTGACTTACAGCTACCTTTTGGATTTTACTTTTATTGTCAGTAGCATTATTTCATACTAATACTGTGATGTAAATTTGTATTCTCTAATAGGTTGATGACAACAAGAAACTAGGCGAATGGGTAGGCCTCTGTAAAATCGACAGAGAGGGCAAACCCCGAAAAGTAGTTGGCTGCAGTTGTGTGGTTGTTAAGGTAAGTCCCTGGGATAAGGAATGGTCCTGGGTAGCTATGCACAATCTTGTGTGGATGCTAAGTTAAATGGCTAAATGAAGAATCCCTAAAAAGTTTCTTTCAGCAGGCTTGAAAACAGTTACTTTATCAGAAAacgaaaataaaatttttcaagcCAGCCAATGTCTCTGCTTACCTGAACGTGTTTCTGCAGAAATTTTGAAAAGGCTGGCAATAGTAAAGCCATGCTACGAGCCTTAAGGACACTGAAGTCATTAAGGTCCCTGAAAATGGCAACAGCGCATGGTGTGATTAAAACTGCTCTAACTACTGTCAAGAACTCAGTGACACTCTTAAATGTTTATcagaaatcattttttctttttaggattatGGCAAAGAATCTCAGGCCAAGGATGTCATcgaagaatattttaaatgcaagaaatgaacaaataaaaaaactttgCTCATTCTTCATCTCTGGGTTTTTGTTTGGGGCAGGAAAATAGGTCAGACCTGTAAGTATTAATAAATTGCTGTCCTAAAGGAGGACAGTGAGTAGGTCAAGGCAAAAGCTGGGCAAAAATAGATTAAGGATGGGGCAATATTGTATCTGGCGTGTGGGCCACTAGAAGTAATGACATGTTCAGAAGTCATCCTCAAAGTCAAGATGGCCATTATTTCTATCAATAGTGTCTGGagatgttgggaagcagacttggcccagtggttagggcatccttctaccacatgggaggtccgtggttcaaaccctgggcctccttgaccggtgtgcagctggccatgtgcagtgctgatgcgtgcaaggagtgctgcgccactcgggtgtcccccacataggggagccccatgcgaaaGGAGGGCTGCCCAGGAATACTGCAtgtatggagagctgacacaacaaaaagacagattcctgtgccactgacaacagaagcggataacaCACAAcgcaaatgaacacagaatagacaatggggttgggggggtggggagggaatctttaaaaaaagtgtatAGTGATGTCACCCAGTCACAAAGATCTTCAACGGAGTGTTGTGATGACCGTTGAATTAGAAACTTAGGTCATAGTTAAGAGGCTATGTTGGGACTGAGGTGTTAGCTAAGGACTTAGGAGTGTTGTATTCtaggaaaaactaactatagagaAGCCAAGTTCCTTTAAAACAGTACACAAATGGGCACATGAAATGACAGAGAAACCCAAATTAGTTGCGACCAGTTCTTGTATATTAAGGTTGTATGTGTGAAAGCAAAATAATTTCCAATCATTTGAGAAGTAGAAGAATGGAATTTGCATTTAATAACTCAGTTCCTTGGTCTCTGTTTTAAAGAGCCATTATCTCTTCAGACAGTAATGATGTCCACCCGCTGGACCTTGTCATTACCCTCAGTTCTTTGAAATTAAGCTTGCATAGTCAAGTCCCTTGTGATACTCTTGCCTCTAATCCCCAATTCTACATCAAAGTGACTACTTGGTTTTTAGTCTAGCTCTTCAGCTGAAGGGAGTTTTGCTGGTACCAGGTGATTGACATGACATTCAAATGACAgcttctgccacttactagtCCTGTTCTATGGAGTTGGCTGGCTCGTCATCCCTGTGCAGTGAATTTGGTCTGTACCTTCCTTGATCTTTTAAGATACATTGTTATCCTCTTCACTTTCACTTGGTCCTTTTGTCACAACCTTTCCCCATCCCTCCTGAGTCTGAAGCTAACCTCTGAATCTAACCCTCTATGCTtttaccttttttcctttttaataaagtACCAGTGTGTTAACCCAAAGCTACCCTTGACCTTACCTCTTACCCCTAAGCACTACTGCTCTTGGTTTATCAAAAtcatactaaaaatctttcattcaTGTTTTTTTGTATtcgtttttttaatattacattaaaaaatatgaggtccccatatacccccctcaccccactactccccctcatggcaacattctcctccatcatcatgaggcattcattgcatttggtgaatacatttctgagcatcgctgcgcctcatggtcaatggtccacatcatagcccacactctcccatgttccatccagtgggccatgggaggacctacaatgtctggtaattgtccctgcagcaccacccaggacaactccatgaaaatgcctccacatctcatctcttcctcccattcctcacacccagcagccaccatggccactgtctgcacaccaatgccacattttcaattattaatcacagtagttcatgaatagaatatcagtaaatccactctaatccatattctattcctccatcctgtgaaccttggattggttgtgtccactccacatctatgtcaagagggggcttagattccacatggatgctggatgcaatcctgctttcagttgtaggcactcttggctccatggtgtggtggttgaccttcaactccatgttagctgagtggggtcattCACGTTTTAATGTTAACCTGGCCTCTGACTTCATTACTGTGCTAAAGCTGGTCTTGGTACAGTCACCCAGTACCTTCCAGGGGTTCCATTCACAGCCTTTTCCTCTTGACCTCATTCCAGCATTACACTTTGGAATTTTGCTCCCCTCTCTGGCCTTTACACACCTTGGTTTGTATAGCCTCGTCTAactctgacttccttctcagtcCTCTGTTGTTTCTCCCTGTGCTTTGGGACTCCCCCATCCTGGAGTCCAATTACATTCCAGTGATTGCCAAGTCAACTCGAGTCCTGTGCACTGTAATCCCCATCAGCACCCCACTTGCACCTCAAATTTTGTAAGCTTCAAAATGACGTGATCATCTATCCCTCAACATCACATATTCCTCTCTACTGGGGCCTTGACATCTTCAGCACTTGACTCAGTGTCTCATCTAGATGATTGCAACAGCTTCCTAACTGGCTTTCATGCCAGTAGTCACTCCTCACTTCAGTTATTCATCCACACTTCTCTCAGAGTTGTCATTACAAAACAAAGTGATGGTGCAGGGCTCTTCCTGACTTAGCTGTTAGCTCACTGCATTTCTTCCTGAAGTGTCCTTTTCCTATGGACAGTTGAGGCAGTGGAAGCTTTCTAATGGCAGAGGTATTGTGAACCCTGGAGAAGTGCAGAAACAGATGAGTCTTAGTAAAGGCTTATCTAGCCCTAAGATGGAGCTCGGaaggttgtatttttttttttttttccttttcagataaGCATACTTTTAAACAGTCTTGGGCTCAAGGAATATGCTAAGCACAAGCAAGCTTGTTTTTTTGGGTGACAACTTTTATTTATAGTAATGTTAACTTCAATATATAGACATGTGTTAACCAGATAAAAGTTGATGCATTTCATTTAGCCCTTGTAAACTATGAAACTCCAAAATAGTGACAAGCTAGGGAGAAGCCTACAAAACTAATATAATTTAGATTAATGTAATTAATTTAACGTGAGTTATGGCGATATTTTGTTGAAACAGTAGCAGCTTGTGCACAGGCTTGTGGATTGCACGCATGGCGGGCCAGACCATGACAGCACTGTCCCCTGTCCCTTGGCTTTCAGTGAATAGGGTGAGAACCCTACTCTTGCCTGGAATCCTCCTCTGCTCCTTGGCAGGTGGGACACATGACTCTTGTCACAATGTCTCAACTTAGTAAATAAAAGATACTATGTTTTTGATGAAAATGGCCTTCAAGAGGAACTTCACTTTTATAGGAAACAGGTAGCTTTCACATGCACATGTGGGTAGATGTGGGGTGACAGGCATTTTGGCATGAGCACGTCCCCCCAAGTtacacaggaatctgtgtattAGAGCACGGTCAGCAAGCTGACTACAATAGCTGCCTTGGGCATAAAAATACAAACCCCCATATCTTGTGTGGAGAGCTTGGGGTTCCTAAGGGCACAGCGGGAGGGCCTGTGGCTGCTGGTGTGCGGAGGGCAAGAGCCGGGCTGAGGAGGCAGCTAGGAGTTCCCTGCAGCAGTGCAGAGAGGAGGGAGGCTCCCCTGGGAGCAGGTGGCAGCAGTGGCAGGAGTGAGAGCCAGAGGAGGGACGTTTGTGAAGTGAAATCTACAAGACCCGGGGctcagagaagggagaggagagtgCGCAGCAGGGCGAGGAAGGCGGCAGGTGGCAGGTGGGTCGGAGGTGCCCGTCACGGCACTGGGGGCAGGCTGGGGTATGTGGAGTTGGTTTCACGATGTGCCAGTCAGGCTGTCCATTTATCAGGTGGCAATACGGGGCTGGAGATAGAAGTGGAGGTGCTGGGGACTGGGCTAAGGAAGGCAGAGGGAGAGAAGGGACAGCCGACTGGCACTAGGAGAGCCCACGAAGGAGCTGGGCGTGGAGCGGCCAGAGGGAGGAGGAAAGCCAGGAGGGAAGCGAAAGGGCATAGAGAGAAGGGTCAAGAGAAGCACCAGGTGCAAGACAggcgagagcagacaatggataAGCAAGCTTTGGCGGCCTCTTCCTGCACTCCTCAGGTCTGGAGAGGAGGACGGGGAGAATACTGGCCAAGAAGGGAAGTCAGATCACACCTTTCACGGGCTCCAGcgggggggtggggcaggctgATGGCCCAGAGGGATGGCCATTGTCCTCCCAGCCAGGTGGCCTCAGAAAACCCCAACCACAAGCCAGAAGAGGGCTAGAACTTCCATCCCCAGTTCCAGCAAGGGCAACGGAGGCACCGTGGCTGGGCTAGAGGGGCCCAGGAGAGAGGCCATCAGTCTCCGCATCCTCCCTAGGGACAAGCTGGGTGAGGTGTGACTCACTGCTGGTGGCCAGGTGCTGGGGGAGCGGGGTGGGGAGGCCAAAGCTTTAATCTCACAGAGGGCATCAGGTGTTTAAGACTTGGGCTACCGTAAAGTTCAACATGCCAGAGTGTTAAATAGATCACAAGTTTAGAAAACAAACCATGGCTTACATTTCAAATATAGCATCAGCACACCAAATTCAATCTTTTATTCGGAGCGAGAGGATTCAGCCTCATCTAAGGCCTACAAGCTTCATCACAGCCTGCTGATCAAAGTTGCATTACAATATGGCTTTTGCTTGGAAAAGCCTAGAAGCTGGATGGAGGAGGATTATCCTCAGGACTTTTCACCTACATGGAAGGTACAATTTTCTAAGCCCTCTCCTAGTGTCCATAAAACAGCCTTTAAGGACATATATCTCTACTTGTTTTTGCCCTTTGTTCCATTCTCCCTCACCATCCTCCTCACGACATTCCTGACAGGGTTTCCACAGTGCCGTGGCTTTGAAAGGAAAtgtgggaaaagagagagaagtgcTTTCACTGTTAGAAAAAGAGTCTCTGTGAAGTTTCTTCTTTATATGTGAACTAACCCAATGTGGTTGCAAGACAGAGGTGGAGACCTGGTGTTCCTCTTGGGCCACTGAGGGTCTGTGATCCTGTCATTATTGATGGAGAAGAGAGAACGAATCATGAAGCACCAAGTCAGGTGGTCTTTAGTTAAGAAAATAAGGGAGCATGctggcagaggagagaagaaaagagcagTTGGAAGGTTATACAGCAAGGTATTAATGGCTGTTCTTAGAAAGGTGAGATTTTAGGAcatttttggttttccttttgctcatttgctttttctctctctctaataaacatatattGCTTTGTAGTAAgaaaacatcattttttaaaattgcagaagttgtaggtttaagaaaatcatgcatgaaatacataaaatacagagttcccatatgccactctattattaacaccttgcattagtatggaatatctgttacaattcatgaagaaacatttttgtaatcatactattttagtttcctgggctgcacAAAGCAATACCATGAACTATGTTGGCTTAAAAAATGAGACTTTATTCACTCGCAGTTGAGGCTGCATaaatatctaaatcaaggcaGGATCGAGGTggtgctttcttcccgaagaccagCCCCTGGTGGTCCTTGgctcctttgccacatggcaaggcacgtggcagcatctgctgttccttcccttctcctgggttttgttgccttcagcttctggcttccatggctttctctctgtctgaatttcattctcttattgagaactccagtaaaaggattaagagccatcctgaatgaggtgggtcccATCTTCACTGATagagcctcatcaaaaggtcttacaatgggtccatactcacaggaatggtttaaatttaagaacatgcttttctgaggcacatgcagcttcaaaccaccacaagtgTTATTAACTATaactgtactgttaactatagtgcCTCATTTACAATAGTGTTCACTGTGTTTTAGAgtcctatgtttttatttttaaaaaatttttaaataaaagcatatgtacaactaaaatttctctttttaaccacattcacatttataattcCAAATTATTAATTACACTGACAATATTATTGCACTACCATCATTACCCTCTGTTGCCAAAACTTTACAGTAAACCCTGAAACTCTGTATAGGTCAAGCATgagctccccattccctacctccaacCTGGCCCCTAGTGAAATATACTCCAGATTCTGACTGTgtgattttgcttattctaattatttcatactggtaagatcatacagtatttgtcctcttaTGTCAGGCTTATTTccctcagcatgatgtcttcaaggttcatccatgctgtcatatgtatcagaacttcattcttttttatggctgaataatattcccttatatgtatatatcacattttatttatctgttcattggttgatagacactcaggttacttccatcttttggcagttgtgaataatgccactatgaacaaatatttgttcGAATTCCTgccttcatttcttttggatatacacttagaagtaggattgccaggtcatacggcaattctgtatttaactttctgaggaactgccaaaccgtcTTCCaccatggctgcaccattttgcattctcaccagcaatgaatgagggttcctatttttccacatcctctccaacacttgtaattttctctttgttttgtttttaatagcagccattctagtaggtatgagctggtatctctttgtggtttcaatttgtatttccctaatagctaatgatgttgagcatcttttcatatatttcttggCCATGTGTATatcctctttggggaaatgtctatttaagtcttttgcccattttaaaattggttgtctttttattgttgagttatagaatttctttatgtattctggataatAAGCCCTTATAAGAtatgtggattccaaatatttcctcccatttagTACGTtgttcactttcatgacaaagtcctttgatataCAAAAGGAATACATATCTTTttaactaaagaaatgaaataatgatacaGTACATTCTTGAGATTTAAGTACAATGAATATAATAGTTGTTAAAATTTATGTTTAGTGAACCAAGTGTATTTATAGATTTGTATAGTAAAATTGCACTTGTATAAACACAGACCTACTAATGAAAGACTGAATTCAGACTTAGCCAGCAGAGGGCAGTAAGCTGCTGCCAGTCATTGGACCTCTCCCTGAAAAGCTTAGGGATGAAGTGAGAAGCGCTGACTGCCAGGATTTCCCACAGGAAAGgattcttctcccttctctttgaagACTTGGGGAATTCTAGTTGTAGAGAGACTGGGAGACATTACTGGGCCTTAGTTTACTGGTTGCATTTGCTTTTAagtatttaaatttaatattaaagGATACTGGAATTTTTTAACTTGCATAGGAATATCTATT harbors:
- the RPS12 gene encoding small ribosomal subunit protein eS12 yields the protein MAEEGIVAGGVMDVNTALQEVLKTALIHDGLARGIREAAKALDKRQAHLCVLASNCDEPMYVKLVEALCAEHQINLIKVDDNKKLGEWVGLCKIDREGKPRKVVGCSCVVVKDYGKESQAKDVIEEYFKCKK